A window from Sphingopyxis alaskensis RB2256 encodes these proteins:
- the gcvPA gene encoding aminomethyl-transferring glycine dehydrogenase subunit GcvPA yields MRYLPLTPDDRAAMLGAIGASSIDELFADVPAGARLDGPIAGLPMHASELAVERHMGALARRNRAAGDGPFFLGAGAYRHHVPASVDHLIQRGEFLTAYTPYQPEIAQGTLQMLFEFQSQVARLFGTDVANASMYDGSTACWEAIVMARRITRRSKALLSTGLHPHYRSVARTMAKYTRDVLVDGDPRLEPGTDWAALAGRIDTETSCVVVQYPDILGRIDDMTTLAEACQTAGALLIAVVTEPVALGLIKSPGEMGADIVVGEGQSLGVGLQFGGPYVGLFACKSKYVRQMPGRLCGETVDANGKRGFVLTLSTREQHIRREKATSNICTNSGLCALAFSIHMTLLGEAGLRQLATINHGRAKAAATELAKVPAVSVMNDSFFNEFTLLLPTAARPVVHRLAEQDILGGVSLGRLYPDTAALENGLVVAVTETVTEADIAAFAAALKEVLA; encoded by the coding sequence ATGCGTTATCTCCCGCTCACTCCCGATGACCGCGCAGCGATGCTGGGGGCCATCGGTGCGTCGTCGATCGACGAACTGTTCGCCGATGTCCCCGCCGGGGCGCGGCTCGACGGTCCGATTGCCGGATTGCCGATGCACGCGAGCGAGCTTGCGGTCGAACGCCATATGGGCGCGCTTGCGCGCCGCAATCGCGCCGCGGGCGACGGGCCTTTCTTCCTCGGCGCGGGCGCCTATCGTCACCATGTGCCCGCCAGCGTCGATCATCTGATCCAGCGCGGCGAGTTTCTGACCGCCTATACCCCCTATCAGCCCGAAATCGCGCAGGGCACGTTGCAGATGCTCTTCGAGTTCCAGAGCCAGGTCGCGCGGCTGTTCGGCACCGACGTCGCCAATGCGTCGATGTACGATGGCTCGACCGCCTGCTGGGAAGCGATCGTCATGGCGCGGCGCATTACCAGGCGCAGCAAGGCCTTGCTGTCGACCGGCCTGCACCCGCATTATCGCAGCGTCGCGCGGACGATGGCCAAATATACCCGCGATGTGCTCGTCGACGGCGATCCTCGCCTTGAACCCGGCACCGACTGGGCGGCGCTCGCGGGCCGCATCGACACGGAGACGAGCTGCGTCGTCGTCCAATATCCCGACATCCTCGGCCGCATCGACGATATGACGACGCTTGCCGAGGCCTGTCAGACTGCGGGCGCGCTGCTGATCGCGGTCGTCACCGAACCCGTCGCGCTGGGCCTCATCAAGTCGCCGGGCGAAATGGGCGCCGACATTGTGGTTGGCGAGGGCCAGTCGCTCGGCGTCGGCCTGCAATTCGGCGGCCCCTATGTCGGCCTTTTTGCGTGCAAGAGTAAATATGTCCGCCAGATGCCGGGGCGGCTGTGCGGCGAGACGGTCGACGCCAATGGCAAGCGCGGTTTCGTGCTGACGCTCTCGACGCGCGAACAGCATATTCGCCGCGAGAAGGCGACGAGTAATATCTGCACCAATTCAGGACTTTGTGCGCTGGCATTCAGCATCCACATGACGTTGCTGGGCGAGGCCGGGCTGCGCCAGCTCGCCACGATCAACCATGGCCGGGCCAAGGCAGCGGCGACGGAACTTGCGAAGGTGCCTGCCGTGTCGGTGATGAACGACAGCTTCTTCAACGAGTTCACGCTGCTGCTGCCCACCGCCGCCCGGCCGGTGGTCCACAGGCTCGCGGAGCAGGACATATTGGGCGGCGTTTCGCTCGGCCGTCTCTATCCCGACACGGCGGCCCTCGAAAACGGGCTCGTCGTCGCCGTGACCGAAACCGTGACCGAGGCGGATATTGCCGCCTTCGCCGCGGCGCTGAAGGAGGTGCTGGCATGA